One window of Nicotiana tomentosiformis chromosome 11, ASM39032v3, whole genome shotgun sequence genomic DNA carries:
- the LOC104101181 gene encoding nucleoside diphosphate kinase 1-like has translation MEKTFIMIKPDGVQRGLVGEIIGRFEKKGFSLKGLKLITVDRAFVEKHYSDLSAKPFFNVLVDYIISGPVVAMVWEGRGVVITGRKIIGATNPLESSPGTIRGDYAIDIGSNAIHGSDAVESARKEIPL, from the coding sequence ATGGAGAAGACTTTCATCATGATCAAGCCTGATGGTGTCCAACGTGGCCTGGTTGGTGAGATAATTGGAAGATTTGAGAAGAAAGGATTCTCTTTGAAAGGCTTGAAGCTCATCACCGTGGATCGTGCCTTTGTTGAAAAGCATTACTCAGACTTGTCTGCTAAGCCTTTCTTTAATGTGCTTGTTGATTATATTATCTCTGGCCCCGTTGTTGCAATGGTCTGGGAAGGTAGGGGTGTAGTTATCACTGGTAGGAAGATCATTGGAGCAACAAACCCATTGGAGTCTTCTCCCGGTACCATCCGTGGTGATTATGCTATTGATATTGGCAGTAACGCTATTCATGGAAGTGATGCAGTTGAGAGTGCAAGGAAGGAAATTCCTCTTTAG